In the Gemmatimonadaceae bacterium genome, GCGTCGATCGACTTGGCCGTCGCGCGTCGGTTCGCGGCCGACGGCTCGCACTGCGGCCGTTCGATTTTCGCGTCTTGCGCGTTCTCGCCGAGCACTTTCGATCGGGATGCACGATCGGCGAGCTCTGCGCGGCGGCGTCCCGCTCGCCTGTGACCGAGCAACGCGCCGCGGCCGACGTTCGTCAAGCCCTCGAGCGGTTACGCTCGCGCTTCCGGCGATCGGATGTCGTGGTTCTGTCGACGCCGGACGGACGCTATCGCCTAACGACCCGCGTCGGGCAACCCACGCGTCGCGTCGGTCGCGGCGACTGAACGCGCTCTAGAGGCGCTCGGCAACCTCACAGAGCTTCACGAGCTCCTTCGACGAGCGCTTGGCCCAGTCGACGGGGAATTCCGCGGTGCGCCGCGTCTCGTAGCGATTGAGGAAATACAGAGTCCGCTCTCTGTCTGATTGGCCTTGACCCGTTCGTCGCTTGCTCGACTCGACGACTTCCCATTGCCAGCCGGCCTGATCTCGGAATCTGATCTCACTCATGTGACAAAATCGTGGAGGGTATTGGCGGGAGGGGACTCCGCGCTGGTCCGGTAACCTACTCATGATCGATCCGAGTCCACCAGTTGGCGCCGTGTAACAGTGTCGCTGCCATTCATGCGGAGTTCCTTCGGGTTTTATTGCATCGCTGTCAGCCGGTCTCCCGATACGATATCGTGACGCAGAATCGGTCGCCGCTGACGGCGCGGTCCCGATAGTTTTTTGTCGTGCACGACGCTTCATCGACCTCCGCGCACTCGTCCGCGACTCGCGTTGGCTATTCGAGTCCGGTCAACACGTCGTTCGGTGCTGGCGAGCGAGTGCTCGTCGTCGACGACGAACCCGACATTACCGCGCTCGTCGCCTATCATCTCGCGAAAGCGGGCTTCCGTGTGTCGACGGCCGCGACCGGACTCGACGCGCTGCGCGCAGTGCGCGAGGAATGTCCCTCAATCATCGTGCTCGACCGCATGTTGCCGGGGATGACCGGCGACGAAGTGCTCGCGACGCTCCGCGCCGATCAATCGACGCATGAGGTGCCGGTGCTGATGCTTACCGCCCGCCGCGAAGAGGTGGATCGGGTGAAGGGACTGGTGTTGGGCGCCGACGATTATCTAACGAAACCCTTCAGCACGCAGGAGTTGGTGCTCCGCGTAGGCGCGATTCTTCGTCGCTCGCGCGTCGCAGCGATCAGCAGCGACGTGGTGACCGTCGGGCCGCTCGTGATCGATCGCGCGCACCATCGCGTCACGATCGCGGGACGTCACGTCGAGCTCACCGCGACAGAATTCAAGTTGTTGCTCACGCTCGCGACGCGCCGGGGGCGCGTGCAGAGCCGCGCGCAGTTGCTCGAGGATGTGTGGGAGGCGGCGCCCGACGTGCAGACGCGCACCGTCGACATGCACGTGCAGCGGCTGCGCGCGAAGCTCGGCACCGAAGTCGAGTTGATCGAAACGATCCGCGGCTTCGGCTATCGTCTGCGCGTCGTCAACGGCAGCGCGTGACGGATGACTGCGGGCTGGTTGTTGGTTGCTGGTTATTGGTTGCTCGTGAACCAATCACCAAACCAAACCAAACCAACACCACCCACGAGCTCGTAACATTCCCGTTACGGAGCACGCACTCGGCCGTTACGAGTGACAGCTAGCCTGAGTGGACCACACCCACCACCACTCAGGAGCACACGTGAAAACTCTCGTTCGGACGATCGCGACGGGCGGACTCCTTCTTGCCAGCGTCGCCGCGCTTGCGAGTGCGCAGGACACGGGCGGCGCCGATCTCACTGGCGCGGGCGCTACTTTCCCCTACCCGATCTACTCGAAGTGGTTCAGCGACTACGCCGCGAAAACCGGCGTCAAGATCAATTATCAA is a window encoding:
- a CDS encoding response regulator transcription factor, producing the protein MHDASSTSAHSSATRVGYSSPVNTSFGAGERVLVVDDEPDITALVAYHLAKAGFRVSTAATGLDALRAVREECPSIIVLDRMLPGMTGDEVLATLRADQSTHEVPVLMLTARREEVDRVKGLVLGADDYLTKPFSTQELVLRVGAILRRSRVAAISSDVVTVGPLVIDRAHHRVTIAGRHVELTATEFKLLLTLATRRGRVQSRAQLLEDVWEAAPDVQTRTVDMHVQRLRAKLGTEVELIETIRGFGYRLRVVNGSA